In one window of Acidovorax sp. HDW3 DNA:
- the mraZ gene encoding division/cell wall cluster transcriptional repressor MraZ, with amino-acid sequence MFQGASSLSLDAKGRLSVPTRHRDALAQQAQGQLTLTKHPDGCLMVFPRPAWEQFRERIAKLPMQAHWWKRIFLGNAMDVEMDGTGRLLVAPELRQAAGLSKEAVLLGMGEYFELWDKATYDAKEAQAMQAEMPDVFKDFSF; translated from the coding sequence GTGTTTCAAGGAGCGTCATCGTTGAGTCTGGATGCGAAGGGGCGGCTGTCTGTGCCGACCCGGCATCGTGACGCCCTGGCGCAGCAGGCGCAGGGCCAGCTCACGCTCACCAAGCACCCCGACGGCTGCCTGATGGTGTTCCCGCGCCCGGCCTGGGAGCAGTTCCGCGAGCGCATTGCCAAGCTGCCGATGCAGGCGCATTGGTGGAAGCGCATCTTCCTGGGCAACGCCATGGACGTGGAGATGGACGGCACGGGCCGCCTGCTCGTCGCGCCCGAGCTGCGCCAGGCCGCCGGCCTGAGCAAGGAGGCGGTGCTGCTGGGCATGGGCGAGTACTTCGAGCTCTGGGACAAAGCCACTTACGACGCCAAGGAGGCACAGGCCATGCAGGCCGAGATGCCGGATGTTTTTAAAGATTTTTCGTTCTGA
- the hslU gene encoding ATP-dependent protease ATPase subunit HslU codes for MSSMTPPEIVSELDRHIVGQQAAKRAVAIALRNRWRRQQVDAGLRAEITPKNILMIGPTGVGKTEIARRLARLADAPFIKVEATKFTEVGYVGKDVDAIIRDLAEVAVKQLREQEMKKKRAHAEDAAEERILDVLIPPARTGEAATDSTARQVFRKKLREGQLADKDIEIDLADARPQVEIMGPQGMEEMAEQLRGMFSQMGQEKRRTRKLKIAEALKLLTDEEAAKLVNEEEIKTRALANMEQNGIVFIDEIDKVASRQEAGGAEVSRQGVQRDLLPLVEGTTVSTKYGMVKTDHILFIASGAFHLAKPSDLIPELQGRFPIRVELGSLSVQDFEAILTQTHASLVKQYQALLATEGVQLDFTPEGITRLAQIAFDVNERTENIGARRLATVMERLLDEISFGATGLSGQTIVIDADYVNKRLDTLSQDEDLSRFIL; via the coding sequence ATGTCCTCCATGACCCCCCCGGAAATCGTCTCTGAACTCGACCGCCACATCGTCGGCCAGCAGGCGGCCAAGCGTGCTGTGGCGATTGCGCTGCGCAACCGCTGGCGCCGCCAGCAGGTCGATGCCGGCCTGCGCGCCGAGATCACGCCCAAGAACATCCTCATGATCGGCCCCACCGGCGTCGGCAAGACCGAGATCGCGCGCCGCCTGGCGCGCCTGGCCGATGCGCCCTTCATCAAGGTCGAAGCCACCAAGTTCACCGAGGTCGGCTACGTCGGCAAGGACGTGGACGCCATCATCCGCGACCTGGCCGAGGTGGCGGTCAAGCAGCTGCGCGAGCAGGAGATGAAGAAAAAGCGCGCCCACGCCGAAGATGCGGCCGAGGAGCGCATCCTCGACGTCCTCATCCCGCCTGCGCGCACCGGCGAGGCGGCCACGGACAGCACCGCGCGCCAGGTGTTCCGCAAGAAGCTGCGTGAGGGCCAGCTGGCCGACAAGGACATTGAAATCGACCTTGCCGACGCGCGCCCGCAGGTCGAGATCATGGGCCCGCAGGGCATGGAGGAAATGGCCGAGCAGCTGCGCGGCATGTTCAGTCAGATGGGGCAGGAAAAACGCCGCACGCGCAAGCTCAAGATCGCCGAGGCTCTGAAGCTGCTGACCGACGAGGAGGCGGCCAAGCTGGTGAACGAGGAAGAGATCAAAACCCGCGCCCTCGCCAACATGGAGCAAAACGGCATCGTCTTCATCGACGAGATCGACAAAGTCGCGTCGCGCCAGGAGGCGGGCGGCGCCGAAGTCTCGCGCCAGGGCGTGCAGCGCGACCTGCTGCCGCTGGTCGAGGGCACGACGGTGTCCACCAAATATGGCATGGTCAAGACCGACCACATCCTGTTCATTGCCTCGGGCGCGTTTCACCTGGCCAAGCCCAGTGACCTGATCCCGGAGCTGCAGGGGCGCTTTCCGATCCGTGTCGAGCTGGGCTCGCTCTCGGTGCAAGACTTTGAGGCCATCCTGACGCAAACCCATGCCAGCCTGGTCAAGCAGTACCAGGCGCTGCTGGCGACCGAAGGCGTGCAGCTTGATTTCACGCCCGAGGGCATCACGCGCCTGGCGCAGATCGCCTTTGACGTCAACGAGCGCACCGAGAACATCGGCGCGCGCCGCCTGGCCACCGTCATGGAGCGCTTGCTCGACGAGATCAGCTTTGGCGCCACCGGGCTGTCGGGGCAGACGATCGTCATAGATGCAGACTATGTAAACAAACGTCTGGATACATTGAGCCAGGACGAAGACCTGTCGCGCTTCATCCTCTGA
- the hslV gene encoding ATP-dependent protease subunit HslV: protein MEQFHGTTILSVRRTLADGSVQVAIGGDGQVTLGHIVVKGSARKVRRLYHGKVLAGFAGATADAFTLFERFEAKLEKHQGHLTRAAIELTKDWRTDRVLRRLEAMLAVADASASLIITGNGDVLEPEQGIVAIGSGGAYAHSAAKALLNNTELPAAEIVKKSLEIAGELCIYTNMHHTIEIL from the coding sequence ATGGAACAGTTTCACGGCACCACCATCCTCAGCGTCCGCCGCACCTTGGCGGACGGCAGCGTTCAAGTCGCCATCGGCGGCGACGGCCAGGTCACCCTGGGCCACATCGTCGTCAAGGGCAGCGCGCGCAAAGTGCGCCGGCTCTACCATGGCAAGGTGCTGGCCGGTTTTGCCGGCGCCACGGCCGATGCCTTCACGCTGTTCGAGCGTTTTGAAGCCAAGCTGGAAAAACACCAGGGCCACCTGACACGCGCCGCCATCGAACTCACCAAAGATTGGCGCACCGACCGCGTGCTGCGTCGCTTGGAGGCCATGCTGGCCGTGGCCGACGCCAGCGCCTCGCTCATCATCACCGGCAACGGCGACGTGCTCGAACCCGAGCAGGGCATCGTCGCCATCGGCTCGGGCGGCGCCTACGCCCATTCGGCGGCCAAGGCGCTGCTGAACAACACCGAGCTGCCAGCGGCCGAGATTGTGAAAAAGTCGCTGGAGATTGCCGGTGAGCTGTGCATTTACACCAACATGCATCACACCATCGAAATACTTTGA
- a CDS encoding STAS domain-containing protein: MSQEEPNAGGLLSKMVRFVRNPTVNWTELDNIEAERESQYSKQMLKEMIERKRRNDFVRKREFDQLRKLRQRGSVASQRTEDPMARPSFFQSSMTSPGERAVTLKKIDEIEAQMSQQWWKNKPTTGMGSTAPMSLPSEPITAPFLSTAPLSTIAAMPATVQPLFTEEAAQAAPGRSSAPAAPPLVPSPAPSPVATVAPPPPAEPEVFVHEPDLEEAAIRFASGDHEGAEAGLKEVLAQHQQDDPQQQFDIWMTLFDLYRATGLREPFEALSLDFAARFSRSAPLWFSLPEQLGAAAAPASTDAVPAVPARSFSWSAPGALTLQSIAALQATLARAAAPWTLNWARLMTIDEAALPALTKLMGQWADQDVQLQFNGVEALASLLQSKTVSGERAQHTDWWHLRMAALRLMGALDEFEMVALDYCVTYEVSPPSWVVPRCSYAGDDGQVSGQAGAAPAPESLLQESQFSPSALLQEPEAPRPRLSGVIEGDAEPLLAPLLALVKPGQPLLIGCEQLVRVDFPAAGSVLNWAAEQQAAGQAVQFINLHRLVAVLFNVIGINEHAWIVPRKN, from the coding sequence ATGAGCCAGGAAGAACCCAACGCCGGTGGTTTGCTGTCGAAGATGGTGCGCTTTGTACGCAACCCGACCGTCAACTGGACCGAGCTCGACAACATCGAAGCCGAGCGCGAGAGCCAGTACAGCAAGCAAATGCTCAAGGAAATGATCGAGCGCAAGCGCCGCAACGATTTCGTGCGCAAGCGCGAGTTCGACCAGCTGCGCAAGCTGCGCCAGCGCGGCAGCGTTGCCAGCCAGCGCACCGAAGACCCGATGGCGCGCCCCTCGTTCTTCCAAAGCAGCATGACCTCGCCCGGCGAGCGCGCCGTCACGCTCAAAAAGATCGACGAGATCGAGGCGCAGATGTCACAGCAGTGGTGGAAAAACAAGCCCACCACCGGCATGGGCAGCACGGCGCCAATGTCGTTGCCTTCTGAGCCGATCACCGCCCCGTTTTTATCGACAGCGCCGCTGTCCACCATCGCCGCCATGCCGGCGACGGTGCAGCCGCTGTTTACCGAAGAAGCGGCCCAGGCAGCGCCTGGCCGGTCATCGGCACCGGCGGCCCCCCCCCTGGTGCCATCCCCGGCGCCGTCCCCGGTGGCCACTGTGGCGCCGCCCCCCCCCGCTGAACCGGAGGTGTTTGTGCACGAGCCCGATCTGGAAGAGGCAGCCATTCGCTTTGCCAGCGGCGACCACGAGGGCGCCGAGGCGGGGCTCAAAGAGGTGCTGGCCCAGCACCAGCAGGACGATCCGCAGCAGCAATTCGATATCTGGATGACGCTGTTCGACCTGTACCGCGCCACCGGCCTGCGCGAGCCTTTCGAGGCCCTGTCGCTTGATTTTGCGGCGCGTTTTAGCCGTTCGGCGCCGCTGTGGTTTTCGCTGCCCGAGCAGTTGGGCGCAGCGGCTGCGCCGGCCAGCACCGATGCGGTCCCTGCCGTGCCGGCGCGCAGTTTTAGCTGGAGCGCGCCGGGGGCCTTGACCTTGCAGTCGATTGCCGCCTTGCAGGCCACGCTCGCCCGCGCCGCAGCGCCGTGGACGCTCAACTGGGCGCGGCTCATGACCATCGACGAAGCCGCCCTGCCGGCGCTGACCAAGCTCATGGGCCAGTGGGCTGACCAGGACGTGCAGCTGCAGTTCAACGGTGTGGAGGCGCTGGCCAGTCTGCTGCAGAGCAAAACCGTCTCGGGCGAGCGCGCGCAGCACACCGATTGGTGGCATTTGCGCATGGCGGCGCTGCGCCTGATGGGGGCGCTCGACGAGTTTGAAATGGTGGCGCTCGATTACTGCGTCACCTACGAAGTCTCGCCGCCTTCCTGGGTCGTGCCGCGCTGCAGCTACGCCGGCGACGACGGCCAGGTATCGGGCCAGGCGGGGGCAGCGCCGGCGCCCGAGAGCTTGTTGCAAGAGTCGCAGTTTTCCCCCTCGGCGCTCTTGCAGGAGCCCGAAGCCCCGCGCCCGCGCCTGTCGGGCGTGATCGAGGGCGACGCCGAGCCGCTGCTGGCGCCGCTGTTGGCGCTGGTCAAGCCGGGGCAGCCCCTGTTGATCGGCTGCGAGCAACTCGTGCGCGTTGATTTTCCGGCTGCTGGCTCGGTGCTCAACTGGGCGGCCGAGCAGCAGGCGGCGGGCCAGGCGGTGCAGTTCATCAACCTGCATCGTTTGGTGGCGGTGCTGTTCAACGTCATCGGCATCAACGAGCACGCCTGGATCGTGCCGCGCAAGAATTAG